One part of the Bradyrhizobium sp. CB1650 genome encodes these proteins:
- a CDS encoding S41 family peptidase, whose translation MMRKTSVILLSAATGAALTLFVTQPRAVFMGSSARAATADTYRQLNLFGDVFERVRSDYVEKPDDTKLIESAISGMLTGLDPHSSYMDAKSFRDMQVQTRGEFGGLGIEVTMEDGLIKVVSPIDDTPASRAGIMANDIITNLDDEAVQGLTLNQAVEKMRGPVNTKIKLKIIRKGQDNPIDVTLVRDNIRVRSVRARVEADDIAYIRITTFNEQTTEGLKKEVANLSNQIGDKLKGFIIDLRNNPGGLLEEAVTVSDSFLEKGEIVSTRGRNAEETQRRTAHAGDLTKGKPVIVLINGGSASASEIVAGALQDHKRATIVGTRSFGKGSVQTIIPLGSGNGALRLTTARYYTPSGKSIQAKGIVPDIEVLQDVPDELKSRTDTKGEASLRGHLKNDGDEKTGSQSYVPPDAKDDKALKMADDLLHGIKNSASAAPAPGGDKGTTTDKPKAAN comes from the coding sequence ATGATGCGCAAGACTTCAGTTATCCTCCTCAGCGCGGCCACCGGTGCGGCGCTGACGCTGTTCGTGACCCAGCCGCGCGCGGTGTTCATGGGCTCGAGCGCACGGGCTGCGACCGCGGACACCTATCGCCAGCTCAATTTGTTCGGTGACGTCTTCGAGCGCGTGCGCTCCGACTATGTCGAGAAGCCCGACGATACCAAGCTGATCGAATCCGCCATCAGCGGCATGCTCACCGGCCTCGATCCGCATTCGAGCTATATGGACGCCAAGAGCTTCCGCGACATGCAGGTGCAGACCCGCGGTGAGTTCGGCGGCCTCGGCATCGAGGTCACCATGGAAGACGGCCTGATCAAGGTGGTCTCGCCGATCGACGACACCCCGGCTTCGCGCGCCGGCATCATGGCCAACGACATCATCACCAATCTGGACGACGAGGCGGTGCAGGGCCTGACCCTGAACCAGGCGGTCGAGAAAATGCGCGGGCCCGTCAACACCAAGATCAAGCTCAAGATCATCCGCAAGGGCCAGGACAATCCGATCGATGTCACGCTGGTGCGGGACAACATCCGCGTCCGCTCGGTGCGCGCGCGCGTCGAAGCCGACGACATCGCCTATATCCGCATCACCACCTTCAACGAGCAGACCACCGAAGGCCTGAAGAAGGAGGTTGCGAACCTCTCCAACCAGATCGGCGACAAGCTGAAGGGCTTCATCATCGACCTGCGCAACAATCCGGGCGGCCTTTTGGAAGAAGCCGTCACCGTCTCCGACTCGTTCCTGGAGAAGGGCGAGATCGTGTCGACCCGCGGCCGCAATGCCGAGGAGACCCAGCGCCGCACCGCCCATGCGGGCGACCTGACCAAGGGCAAGCCGGTGATCGTGCTGATCAACGGCGGCTCGGCCTCGGCGTCGGAAATCGTCGCCGGCGCGCTGCAGGACCACAAGCGCGCGACCATCGTCGGCACGCGCTCTTTCGGTAAGGGCTCGGTGCAGACCATCATCCCGCTCGGCTCGGGCAACGGCGCGCTGCGGCTGACCACGGCGCGCTACTACACGCCGTCGGGCAAGTCGATCCAGGCCAAGGGCATCGTGCCCGACATCGAGGTGCTGCAGGATGTGCCGGACGAGCTGAAGTCGCGCACCGATACCAAGGGCGAGGCCTCGCTGCGCGGCCATCTGAAGAACGACGGCGACGAAAAGACCGGCTCGCAGTCCTACGTCCCGCCGGACGCCAAGGATGACAAGGCACTGAAGATGGCCGACGACCTCCTCCACGGCATCAAGAACAGCGCCTCCGCAGCGCCGGCCCCGGGCGGCGACAAGGGCACGACGACCGACAAGCCCAAAGCGGCAAACTGA
- a CDS encoding peptidoglycan DD-metalloendopeptidase family protein — protein sequence MQRAPSLTVLLIAGLAGASPAQAQTATPAPQTAAVSSDAIKQREQELEAARAQQKSAEEAQAKLKAEITALGQDRTQLNQQLIDTAANVRTVETKIDEAEARLQNLNGSERQMRASLDSRRADIVEVLAALQRAGRRTPPALLVRPEDALQSLRTAMLLGAVVPELRGRAERIVGELGELVNLRKSIAVERDQLAADRDKIRNDQTRLTALVDERQRQQASRENDLDAEKTRAIALSRQVGDLQGLIAKMEQDLQSAAKAAEAAKQAAAAASAKSGPAAFKDRSRTAPAIAFAAAKGLLHLPVNGNKIRDFGGSDGVGGVQKGISLASRPGSQVTTPCDGWVVYAGPFRSYGQLLILNAGGGYHVLIAGMERISVNIGQFVLTGEPVATMGSTSQVASILATNASQPVLYVEFRKDGTPIDPGPWWAANEGEKVRG from the coding sequence ATGCAGCGCGCGCCGAGCCTCACAGTGTTGCTGATCGCGGGCTTGGCCGGCGCAAGCCCCGCGCAAGCCCAGACGGCGACGCCGGCACCGCAGACCGCGGCCGTCTCGTCCGATGCGATCAAGCAGCGCGAGCAGGAGCTGGAAGCCGCCCGCGCGCAGCAGAAGAGCGCCGAGGAAGCGCAGGCCAAGCTCAAGGCCGAGATCACCGCCCTCGGCCAGGACCGCACCCAGCTCAATCAGCAGTTGATCGACACCGCCGCCAATGTACGCACGGTCGAGACCAAGATCGACGAGGCCGAGGCACGGCTGCAAAACCTGAACGGCAGCGAGCGGCAGATGCGCGCCTCGCTTGATTCGCGCCGCGCCGACATCGTCGAGGTTCTGGCCGCGCTGCAACGCGCCGGCCGGCGCACGCCGCCGGCGCTCTTGGTGCGCCCCGAGGACGCGCTGCAATCATTGCGCACCGCGATGCTGCTCGGCGCGGTGGTGCCGGAATTGCGCGGCCGCGCTGAAAGAATCGTGGGCGAGCTCGGCGAGCTCGTCAACCTGCGCAAGAGCATCGCCGTCGAGCGTGATCAGCTCGCCGCCGACCGCGACAAGATCCGCAACGACCAGACCCGGCTGACTGCCCTGGTCGACGAACGGCAGCGCCAGCAAGCATCGCGGGAAAACGACCTCGACGCCGAAAAGACGCGCGCCATCGCACTGTCCAGGCAGGTGGGTGACCTCCAAGGCCTCATCGCCAAGATGGAGCAGGACCTGCAAAGCGCCGCCAAGGCGGCTGAGGCCGCAAAGCAGGCCGCGGCGGCCGCCAGCGCCAAGTCTGGTCCGGCCGCTTTCAAGGACCGTTCCCGGACCGCCCCGGCAATCGCCTTCGCTGCGGCCAAGGGCCTGCTGCATTTGCCGGTTAACGGTAACAAGATCAGGGACTTTGGCGGTTCCGACGGTGTCGGGGGTGTGCAAAAGGGTATTTCTTTGGCAAGTCGGCCCGGCTCTCAGGTCACAACGCCGTGTGACGGCTGGGTGGTCTATGCCGGCCCCTTCCGCAGCTATGGACAACTCTTGATCCTCAATGCCGGTGGCGGGTATCATGTCCTGATCGCCGGGATGGAGCGCATTTCGGTCAACATCGGCCAGTTTGTGCTCACGGGGGAGCCGGTCGCGACCATGGGGTCGACATCCCAAGTCGCCTCCATTCTCGCCACCAATGCGAGTCAACCTGTGTTGTATGTCGAGTTCCGCAAAGACGGCACTCCAATCGATCCAGGCCCATGGTGGGCCGCAAATGAAGGCGAGAAGGTTCGCGGATGA
- the rlmH gene encoding 23S rRNA (pseudouridine(1915)-N(3))-methyltransferase RlmH, with protein MRVAVIAVGRLKQGPERELADRYFERFDELGRKLGFRELTVHEISESRARDAATRMAEEAAAISAHIPDKSILVALDERGQNLDSTVFARHLGRWRDEGAGHTIFVIGGADGLSPELRRKAKLAIAFGSATWPHQMVRIMILEQLYRAATILAGHPYHRA; from the coding sequence ATGCGTGTTGCTGTCATTGCGGTCGGCCGGCTGAAGCAAGGCCCCGAGAGGGAGCTTGCGGACCGCTATTTCGAGCGGTTCGACGAGCTTGGCCGCAAGCTCGGCTTTCGCGAGCTCACCGTCCACGAAATTTCCGAAAGCCGCGCGCGCGATGCGGCGACGCGAATGGCGGAAGAGGCCGCGGCAATCAGCGCGCACATCCCGGACAAGTCGATCCTGGTGGCGCTCGACGAGCGCGGCCAAAATCTCGATTCCACCGTATTCGCACGGCATCTCGGCCGCTGGCGCGACGAGGGCGCCGGTCATACTATCTTCGTGATCGGAGGGGCGGACGGACTTTCGCCCGAATTGCGCCGTAAGGCCAAGCTCGCGATCGCGTTCGGCTCGGCGACCTGGCCGCATCAAATGGTCCGCATCATGATTCTGGAACAGCTTTATCGGGCCGCAACCATCCTGGCCGGCCATCCCTATCATCGCGCGTGA